In Sphingobacterium sp. PCS056, the following proteins share a genomic window:
- a CDS encoding NUDIX hydrolase yields MSSTRPTFSYEYPRPAVTVDCVIFGFDKGELKVLLTKRGIEPFLGKWAFPGGFILEMETADECARRKLAEEAGLEDLYLEQLYTFSDIDRDPRFRVISIAYYALVKSTDYLIEAGHDIEEAKWFSLEEAYALAFDHDQILSVAIERLKGKIRYQPIGFELLPEQFTLPELHKLYETILQRAIDRGNFRKKILSMDLLIDHSEKQPDRHARAAKIYSFNRDKYESLKQSGFYFEL; encoded by the coding sequence ATGAGCAGCACGAGACCAACATTTAGTTATGAATATCCAAGACCAGCAGTCACCGTAGACTGTGTCATCTTCGGATTTGATAAAGGAGAACTCAAAGTGTTGCTCACCAAGCGTGGCATCGAGCCATTTTTAGGTAAATGGGCATTTCCCGGAGGATTTATTTTAGAAATGGAGACCGCCGATGAATGTGCCCGTCGCAAACTGGCAGAAGAAGCAGGATTAGAAGATCTCTATTTGGAGCAGCTGTATACTTTTTCAGATATCGATCGAGATCCTCGTTTTCGGGTTATCAGCATTGCCTATTATGCCCTGGTCAAGTCTACAGATTATCTTATTGAGGCAGGACATGATATTGAAGAAGCAAAATGGTTCAGTTTAGAAGAAGCCTATGCATTAGCATTTGATCACGATCAGATTCTATCCGTTGCCATTGAGCGTTTGAAAGGAAAGATCCGTTATCAGCCCATAGGATTTGAATTATTGCCGGAGCAATTCACATTGCCCGAGCTGCACAAACTGTATGAGACCATTTTGCAAAGAGCGATTGATCGGGGCAATTTCCGAAAGAAGATTTTAAGTATGGACCTGTTAATTGATCATAGTGAAAAGCAACCAGATCGACATGCTCGTGCAGCCAAGATTTATAGCTTTAATAGAGATAAATACGAGTCACTCAAACAATCAGGATTCTATTTTGAGCTTTAA
- a CDS encoding DUF4262 domain-containing protein produces MLDKINIAEYSGADINYYQGKKFDALLLVWTDQNAKFPWEDNFEEKYRSIQASLDRNADFKF; encoded by the coding sequence GTGTTAGATAAAATAAATATAGCCGAATATTCTGGTGCTGATATAAATTATTATCAGGGTAAAAAATTTGATGCGCTTCTATTGGTCTGGACAGACCAAAATGCAAAATTTCCCTGGGAGGATAATTTTGAAGAAAAATATCGATCCATACAGGCTTCGCTTGACAGGAATGCTGACTTTAAATTTTAA
- a CDS encoding NAD(P)/FAD-dependent oxidoreductase has translation MNKNPDVIIIGGGLAGLTAALHLSKKGLKVTLIEKYTYPRHKVCGEYLSSEVLPYLDWLGLDILQLHPTIINKLKFSHQNGKIANAHLPLGGLGVSRYSLDNFLYLKAIAMGCTVIKATVTAVTFKVDRFTVVTENQILITEIVLGAYGKRSNMDQVLERNFISKTAPWLAVKGHYTGDFPNDVVALHNFKGGYCGITKVENNTINMCYLADLKSFKKYRNIAEFEQNVLYKNRHIKSFFEKSTVLFDKPITISQISFDRKPIIENHILMIGDAAGLIHPLCGNGMAMAMHSAKISSELILDYYTGKIPTRKLLEKEFTRQWKQNFGKRLLIGNLLAKALQHQAITTLLIRIATMFPSVLPKIIKQTHGKPITIKWA, from the coding sequence ATGAATAAGAATCCTGATGTAATTATTATTGGTGGTGGCCTAGCAGGCTTGACAGCTGCATTACATTTGTCAAAAAAAGGATTAAAAGTTACATTAATTGAAAAGTATACCTACCCCCGACATAAAGTTTGTGGTGAATATCTTTCCAGCGAAGTATTACCTTACTTAGATTGGCTGGGTTTAGACATTTTACAATTACATCCAACAATTATTAACAAACTTAAATTTAGTCATCAAAATGGTAAAATTGCAAATGCACACTTACCATTAGGAGGACTTGGTGTCAGTCGCTATTCGCTGGATAATTTCCTATATCTAAAAGCAATAGCAATGGGATGCACTGTAATCAAAGCAACAGTAACAGCTGTGACTTTTAAAGTAGATAGATTTACAGTTGTAACCGAAAATCAAATCTTAATAACAGAAATCGTATTGGGTGCATATGGGAAACGCTCAAACATGGATCAAGTACTGGAGCGCAATTTTATAAGTAAGACAGCTCCGTGGCTAGCGGTAAAGGGGCATTATACTGGAGATTTCCCAAATGATGTAGTAGCACTACATAACTTTAAGGGTGGGTATTGTGGTATTACAAAAGTTGAAAACAATACCATAAATATGTGCTATCTAGCAGATTTAAAATCATTCAAAAAATACAGAAACATAGCAGAATTTGAACAAAATGTGCTTTATAAAAATAGACATATCAAATCTTTTTTTGAAAAAAGCACAGTACTTTTTGATAAACCAATTACCATAAGCCAGATCTCATTTGATAGAAAACCGATCATTGAAAACCATATATTGATGATAGGTGATGCTGCAGGTCTTATTCATCCGCTTTGTGGCAATGGCATGGCCATGGCTATGCACAGCGCCAAAATTTCGTCAGAACTGATACTAGATTATTACACAGGTAAAATCCCTACACGAAAACTATTAGAAAAGGAATTCACACGACAATGGAAACAAAATTTCGGAAAGAGATTGTTAATCGGCAACCTTTTAGCTAAAGCACTGCAGCATCAAGCCATCACAACACTATTGATCCGTATCGCAACGATGTTCCCCTCTGTTCTCCCCAAGATAATTAAGCAAACTCACGGTAAACCAATAACAATCAAATGGGCATAA
- a CDS encoding methyltransferase domain-containing protein, translated as MGINTNDRTEQTELMDDFSLQGEELREALDKIARINQFLGGNNITLDGINQLLTHVDRSKPIIIADIGCGNGDMLRMLAKYGNKYHINFKMIGIDANEYTINYARKLSKDYDNIDYICLDIFDEEFNTLKYDIALCTLTIHHFTNEKIIDLITIFNRNASVGIVVNDLQRSKLAYRLYQMVCFIFRLNKMLQEDGCISILRGFKRDELQSFAKTLNLKNYTIQWKWAFRYQWIIPKI; from the coding sequence ATGGGCATAAATACCAATGACAGAACAGAACAGACCGAATTAATGGATGATTTTTCACTTCAGGGCGAAGAATTGCGCGAAGCATTGGATAAAATCGCACGGATCAATCAGTTCCTCGGTGGGAATAATATTACACTTGACGGTATAAATCAATTATTAACACACGTGGACAGGTCCAAACCGATCATCATTGCAGATATAGGCTGCGGTAACGGTGATATGTTGCGGATGCTAGCCAAATATGGTAATAAGTACCATATCAATTTTAAAATGATCGGAATAGATGCGAATGAATATACGATAAATTACGCTCGGAAATTATCAAAAGATTACGATAATATCGACTATATATGCCTGGATATTTTTGACGAGGAGTTCAATACCCTAAAATACGATATTGCGCTTTGCACCTTAACTATTCATCATTTTACTAATGAAAAAATAATAGATTTAATCACTATCTTTAATCGTAATGCCTCTGTAGGAATAGTTGTAAACGATTTACAGCGCAGCAAACTGGCTTATAGACTTTACCAAATGGTCTGTTTTATTTTTAGATTAAACAAGATGCTGCAAGAAGATGGATGTATATCTATACTAAGAGGATTTAAAAGAGATGAACTGCAGAGTTTTGCAAAAACACTAAATTTAAAAAATTATACCATCCAATGGAAATGGGCTTTCCGCTACCAATGGATAATACCTAAAATATGA
- a CDS encoding type III polyketide synthase — MNVKIVTVAKQLPKYSSDTAEILPMLDTWLYGQETRFIKKVKKIFEGAAVNTRYSIMDPVEVFTATSFEEKNDIYSREVIILGEQVLDKALNKAGWDPSTLDYIITVSCTGIIIPSLDAYLINKLKLRQDIVRLPVTEMGCVAGVSGLLYAKNFLKGNPKKRAAVIAIEAPTATFQLDDFSMSNIVSAAIFGDGAACCLLSSYEEDLGPSILDEQMYHFFNTEHIMGFKLTNSGLQMILGSEVPDTIAQHFGAIIHPFLKKNNLEMKDIDHMIFHPGGKKIVMTVEKLFSEWGKNIDNTKEILLQYGNMSSATVLYVLERTMDNNPLPGDLGLMLSFGPGFTAQGLLLKW, encoded by the coding sequence ATGAACGTAAAGATAGTAACTGTTGCAAAACAACTACCGAAATATTCAAGCGATACAGCTGAAATACTTCCAATGCTAGATACTTGGCTTTATGGACAAGAAACACGTTTTATAAAAAAAGTAAAAAAAATATTTGAAGGTGCAGCAGTAAATACACGGTATTCAATTATGGATCCTGTTGAAGTATTTACAGCAACTTCTTTCGAAGAAAAAAATGATATTTACAGTCGAGAAGTCATTATCTTGGGTGAACAAGTCCTTGACAAAGCACTTAACAAAGCTGGATGGGATCCAAGCACCTTGGACTATATTATAACGGTAAGTTGCACGGGTATTATCATCCCATCGTTAGATGCATATCTTATAAATAAACTGAAACTCAGGCAGGATATCGTCAGGTTGCCAGTTACAGAAATGGGCTGTGTGGCGGGAGTATCAGGTTTGTTGTATGCCAAAAACTTCCTCAAAGGCAATCCTAAGAAACGTGCTGCAGTAATAGCTATCGAAGCTCCTACAGCCACATTTCAACTTGATGATTTTTCAATGTCTAATATAGTAAGTGCTGCTATTTTTGGTGATGGGGCGGCTTGTTGTCTACTCTCTTCTTACGAAGAAGATTTAGGGCCCTCCATACTTGATGAACAGATGTATCACTTCTTTAATACAGAGCACATCATGGGATTTAAACTTACCAATAGTGGTTTACAGATGATTCTTGGCAGTGAAGTTCCAGATACTATAGCACAACATTTCGGTGCTATTATACATCCATTTCTTAAGAAAAATAATCTAGAAATGAAAGATATAGACCATATGATATTTCATCCGGGAGGAAAAAAAATCGTAATGACGGTCGAAAAATTATTCTCAGAATGGGGGAAAAATATTGACAACACAAAAGAAATACTATTGCAATATGGCAATATGTCAAGTGCAACTGTTCTTTATGTCCTAGAGCGCACTATGGATAATAATCCCCTTCCCGGAGACTTGGGATTGATGTTAAGTTTTGGTCCGGGATTTACGGCACAAGGGCTTCTATTAAAATGGTAA
- a CDS encoding 3-hydroxyacyl-ACP dehydratase FabZ family protein, whose translation MNVTDIIAQLPYSKPFLFVDELLHVDENGSIGTYTFDENLDFYKGHFKEKPVTPGVILTETMAQIGLVCLGIYLLNNELKNTQIAFTSADMQFLKPVYPREKVTVISQKVYFRFGKLKCNIMMKNEAEQEVCRGTLAGILIPEL comes from the coding sequence ATGAACGTAACAGATATTATAGCACAATTACCCTATAGTAAACCATTTTTATTTGTAGACGAGTTGCTTCACGTTGATGAAAATGGAAGTATTGGCACCTATACTTTCGATGAAAATCTGGATTTCTATAAAGGGCACTTTAAAGAAAAACCTGTTACTCCTGGAGTAATTCTAACAGAAACGATGGCGCAGATCGGTCTGGTATGTCTCGGCATTTATCTTCTTAACAATGAACTTAAAAACACTCAAATCGCATTTACTTCTGCCGATATGCAGTTTCTAAAACCTGTATATCCTAGAGAAAAAGTTACTGTAATTTCTCAAAAAGTATATTTTAGATTCGGCAAACTGAAGTGCAACATTATGATGAAAAATGAAGCTGAACAAGAAGTTTGTAGAGGTACACTTGCAGGAATATTAATCCCTGAACTATGA
- a CDS encoding beta-ketoacyl-[acyl-carrier-protein] synthase family protein, producing MNRVVITGLGIVAPNGVGIPAFTHAIKNGLSGIRHDDELRQLQFSCQIVGKPQITDEIKSEYFTDLELRGFNSSGILYGVIAGLEAWKDAGLPVENNHDPDWDSGTIFGSGTSGIDKFRESIYKIDDLQIRKLGSSVVAQTMNSGISAYLGGKLGLGNQVTTNSSACATGTEAIIMAYDRIRSGKAKRMLAGSTSDSGPYIWAGFDALRVCSSKYNEHPEKGSRPMSATASGFVPASGAGALIVEDLESALKRGANIYAEIIGGNVNSGGQRGNGTMTAPNSIAVQRCIIDALKNAEISASDIDAINGHLTATAKDSLEIENWTKALERDQDNFPYINSLKSLTGHCLSAAGSIESVATVLQLHHGFLFGNANCDDLHPEIATRIDKSKIPSKTLNINLNIMAKASFGFGDVNACIIFKKFKI from the coding sequence ATGAATAGAGTTGTCATAACAGGATTAGGGATCGTTGCTCCAAATGGAGTTGGCATACCGGCCTTTACCCATGCTATTAAAAATGGTCTTTCTGGAATACGTCACGATGATGAATTACGACAACTGCAGTTTTCCTGTCAGATAGTAGGAAAACCCCAGATTACGGATGAAATAAAGTCAGAATATTTTACCGATCTTGAACTTCGCGGCTTTAACAGTAGCGGCATACTATATGGTGTCATTGCAGGATTAGAAGCTTGGAAAGATGCAGGACTTCCAGTAGAAAATAATCATGACCCTGATTGGGACAGCGGAACTATATTTGGATCAGGAACATCGGGTATTGATAAATTCCGCGAAAGTATCTATAAAATAGATGATTTACAGATACGTAAGCTCGGCAGCAGTGTTGTAGCACAAACCATGAATAGTGGTATTAGTGCATATCTAGGAGGAAAATTAGGACTTGGTAACCAAGTAACCACCAATTCTTCAGCATGTGCGACTGGAACCGAAGCGATCATAATGGCTTACGACCGTATCAGATCAGGAAAAGCAAAACGCATGTTGGCAGGTAGCACTTCAGATAGTGGCCCTTATATCTGGGCAGGGTTTGATGCATTAAGAGTATGCAGTTCTAAATATAATGAACATCCTGAAAAAGGCTCGCGTCCTATGAGTGCAACAGCATCAGGATTTGTACCTGCATCTGGTGCAGGTGCATTAATTGTTGAGGACTTGGAAAGCGCACTAAAACGGGGCGCAAATATCTATGCAGAAATTATCGGCGGAAATGTAAACTCTGGCGGACAGCGTGGCAATGGCACTATGACTGCCCCCAACAGTATTGCGGTTCAACGATGCATTATCGATGCTCTCAAGAACGCTGAGATATCGGCAAGTGATATTGATGCTATAAATGGCCATCTCACAGCAACAGCTAAAGATAGCCTTGAAATAGAAAACTGGACAAAAGCATTGGAACGCGACCAAGATAATTTTCCCTATATTAATTCGCTAAAAAGTTTGACAGGTCACTGTCTTAGTGCCGCAGGAAGCATTGAAAGTGTGGCAACAGTCCTGCAACTGCATCATGGGTTTTTATTTGGAAATGCGAATTGCGATGACTTACATCCCGAAATAGCTACACGGATTGATAAATCAAAAATACCATCAAAAACCCTCAACATCAATTTAAATATAATGGCTAAGGCTAGCTTTGGCTTTGGTGATGTAAACGCCTGTATAATATTTAAAAAATTTAAAATTTAA
- a CDS encoding acyl carrier protein: MSKEQLIEKVKEIIKPYTTNNEAYENLTEDTDFINDLNINSANLVDIVLDIEQIFDVVIDNTDMERMLDVRTAVEIIETKLAKK, from the coding sequence ATGAGTAAAGAACAACTAATAGAAAAGGTAAAGGAAATTATAAAACCTTATACCACCAATAATGAAGCATATGAAAATCTTACAGAGGACACCGATTTCATCAATGATCTTAACATCAACTCTGCAAATCTGGTAGATATTGTACTTGATATTGAACAAATTTTTGATGTGGTCATCGATAATACCGATATGGAACGTATGCTAGATGTTAGGACAGCAGTTGAAATTATCGAAACTAAACTGGCTAAAAAATGA
- a CDS encoding 4'-phosphopantetheinyl transferase superfamily protein — protein sequence MIGNDVIDLQQSRQESNWQRKGFLEKLFAQEEQCLIANSSDPEIIVWLMWSMKEAAYKILNRQTKKREFIPQKLLCKMLTCSDKGATGQVFYMGNIYHTRTIIADDFIHTIAVNFLEDLDLVVEIEKKDILKDIYRIPWVGISSLNQYKEASVSNHGRFEKTVTIETK from the coding sequence ATGATTGGTAATGATGTAATAGATTTGCAGCAATCCCGTCAAGAAAGTAACTGGCAAAGAAAAGGGTTTCTGGAAAAATTATTTGCACAAGAAGAGCAGTGCTTAATTGCCAATAGTTCCGATCCAGAAATTATAGTATGGTTAATGTGGAGCATGAAAGAAGCAGCTTACAAAATCCTAAATAGACAGACAAAAAAACGAGAATTCATCCCTCAAAAACTATTATGTAAAATGTTGACATGTAGCGATAAAGGTGCAACTGGTCAAGTGTTTTATATGGGGAATATCTACCATACAAGAACGATAATAGCCGATGATTTTATACATACCATTGCTGTTAATTTCTTAGAAGATCTTGATCTAGTAGTTGAAATAGAGAAAAAAGATATTCTAAAAGATATATACCGAATACCTTGGGTAGGTATTTCAAGTTTAAATCAATATAAAGAGGCATCAGTTAGCAATCATGGTCGTTTTGAAAAAACAGTGACCATTGAAACAAAATAA
- a CDS encoding LysR family transcriptional regulator yields MELRQLKYFLKAQELLSFTEAAKHLNISQSTLSQQIKQLETELDVSLFNRIGKQITLTEPGRLFTEYAEQSVRKAEDGKLMLQDLKKIRFGTVTIGVAYGLKDFFVETLIKFAEQFPQIKIKVIYEPSHSLYEKLQQAQVDFVLALHETEIVPYFIYKNLFGCPMVLAALAGTEVSCKTSISLEEICKLPLVIATMGYDMTHTVHRAFSAKGLSPKFTIEVNDIPTAIRLVNSGNWYSIFIKTSVLGTTLASVAIRDDGLMRYAKIISLKGTYETESVKEFKKMLTISAKTLKLS; encoded by the coding sequence ATGGAACTTAGACAACTTAAATATTTTCTCAAAGCACAAGAATTACTGAGTTTTACTGAAGCAGCAAAGCACTTAAATATCAGCCAGAGTACATTATCACAGCAGATCAAACAACTGGAGACGGAACTGGATGTCTCTCTTTTTAACCGTATTGGTAAGCAGATAACGCTAACAGAACCTGGTAGATTATTTACTGAATATGCCGAACAGAGTGTCAGAAAAGCCGAAGATGGAAAGTTAATGCTCCAGGATTTGAAAAAGATAAGATTTGGTACTGTAACCATAGGCGTTGCTTATGGTCTTAAGGATTTCTTTGTAGAAACTTTAATAAAGTTTGCAGAGCAATTTCCTCAAATAAAAATTAAAGTGATCTATGAGCCCTCCCACAGTCTGTATGAGAAGCTTCAACAAGCTCAGGTAGATTTTGTCTTGGCTCTTCATGAAACCGAAATAGTACCCTATTTTATTTATAAAAATTTATTCGGCTGTCCAATGGTACTGGCAGCTTTAGCAGGTACAGAAGTATCCTGTAAAACGAGTATTTCCCTGGAAGAGATTTGTAAACTTCCTTTAGTTATTGCAACAATGGGGTATGATATGACTCATACCGTTCACAGGGCTTTTTCAGCAAAAGGTTTAAGTCCAAAATTTACGATTGAAGTCAATGATATACCCACAGCCATTAGACTCGTCAACTCAGGAAATTGGTACAGTATCTTCATCAAAACAAGTGTTTTGGGAACTACTTTGGCTTCTGTTGCTATTCGGGATGATGGTTTGATGAGATATGCAAAGATCATTTCATTAAAAGGTACTTATGAAACGGAATCTGTCAAAGAATTTAAAAAAATGTTAACGATATCTGCTAAAACTTTAAAACTATCATGA